CTCTGTGTTGAGTTCATAaactgagttgaaaccaagaatcgggcgctcaaccgactgagccacccaggcgccagcttccaattctttcttcctctccctcccgcTCTGCCACTCCCACGTTAGgcgctttctcaaataaataatctttaaaaaaattgaaaaacaaaaaaattcacaaaagtggcaaaataaaaagactaataGATGGAAATAAAACACCTTTGTATACACAAACACAACCCATTACAAGATAGAATGGTTCAGAAAATCCCATTTCAACACTAGAAGAAGATAAAATCCttggaaaattttaacaaaaactaTGCAAAAATCACATGAGGAAAAAACtcctgaaaaatacaaaagtacacttgaaaatataaacataatccTTGTTCCTGGATAGGGTGACTCATATAGGGTGACCCTATATTAATGAACATAATGCAAGACCAATAAGAAATaccaaaaagtttttttgtttgctttttttcagcAAGCTAAATTAGTTGATGCTTAAGTTcatgtggaaaaataaacatgcaatagccaaggaaatgctaaaaaagaaaaatatgaaaaaggacTAGCCAAAGCAGACATTAAAACATTCTATAAAGACCCTAGATAATTATAACAGTGTGGTACAGACCCAGACAGTCCAGAAGAATAAGACAGGGAGTCCAAAAATATACCCAGGTACACATGGAACTTTAGTATTCCATCTCAGATCACTGGGGCAAAGGCAGACTTTTTGAGAAATAGGGCAGGTACAACTGTTTATAAAAAAGGTACACACACCTATACTTCACACCATCCACAGAAGAAACTCTTAAATGGAACAGGGATCTAAAGGCAGAGAacgagggctgcctgggtggctcagtcggttaagcctccgactcttggtttcagctcaggtcatgatctcagggtcgtgtgacccagctccatgctcaatgcagagcaaattctgtctctcctccttttccctccctctttgctCCTACCCCCTACTCACACTGGTAcgttttctctatctctctctctctctcaaataaataaaaatctttaaatgtagACAATGATACCATATTAAGTACTACAATAAAACATGAGTGAATTCCTCTTTAACACAGTATAAGGAAGGGATTCCCAATTATCACTCAAGATCCAGATGCAGTGAAGAGAAGGCAAGTAAATTTGAcgacatcaaaacaaaacaaaaattttcaccTGGAAAAATAACACCATGGACAAAGTCAAAAAACGAGTGACaaacagggagaaaatatttccaacatgCATCACAGAAAAACAATACTATAGCCCTATTAGATTAATGGATATTGAAATTAGTGGGTAAACatgtgagaattattttttttaattttttaaaatttatttatttgtgatagtcacagagagagagagagagagaggcagagacacaggcagagggagaagcaggctccacgcaccgggagcccgatgcgggattcaatccagggtctccaggatcgcaccctgggccaaaggcaggcgccaaaccgctgcgccacccagggatcccaaacatgTGAGAATTAAAAGGACATTCGTAGGGTCTCAAATCATCACCCACAAAATACTTATCAagggaaaaataacttttcagaGAACAACCTGGCAGACACCACTTTGAGTACTTAAAATTAACATCACCAACAATGGGACAAATCAACATCACGCGTTCCCTGATGAGATGCATGGAAAAGTCACAAATTCCACTTCTGTAAAGTTCTGCCAAAAAGGAGCCACCTGAATTGAGTCCTGAGGGAATATCAGTCAAACCCAAGCTGAGGAACATCCTATAAAATATCTGTCCCATATACTTGCAAATTATCACTGCTGTGAAACACAAAGACTAAAGAAACTTCCagattgaaggagagagagacaagacaactaaatgcaatgcaGATCCAGGATTTTCTCCTGCTGTACAGGGCAAACAGCTACACCTAAATAAGCATTACACACTACACGACAGTAGCAGTGTTCATTTCCTACTTTCTAGTAATGAgcttatataaaatatccttGTTTTAGGAAATACAGACAGAAGTATCAAggataatattgaaaaataagtgTATAACTTACAGGACTCTGAAAAAAGGAACATGTTTTGTTtacaaatatatacttatatacgaAGTCATACATCATGAGAAGAAGACAATGAAGCAACGTGgtaaaatgttgacattttgtGAATCTGGTTGAATGCTGCATAGTAATCATTCTAGCCACTAGCCACACAATTTTTCTGTTAATCTGAAAGTAGGTCAAAATAAACAGGAAACAAGGGAGGAGAGTGGAAGGCAAAAAACGTATTTAAGAAAactgagtggggggatggggtaactgggggacaggcgttaaggagggcacttgatgtgataagcactgggtgctATTATGCAACCGATGAACCACTAAACTCTACCCTCAACTTcctaatacactgtatgttaactaatttagGTTTTTTGTAAAGTGtttaagaaaatagagaagacatCAAGTATCTAGCTGAAGTAAAGCAAAACCTACCTGAAGAGGAAGAACTCAAAGTGGTATAGTTAAACACAACGTCCAGTTTACCTTTGCAAATCACACACAAAGCAAAAGCggtagaatagataaataaatacattgatcAATCTCAAACacatcatttttatccttttctcgCTCTTAAACAGAAGTAtcttcctgctcagtggaaatACGCATATCATCCTTTCAGTTCCTAACACCAGGAGACCCTCCAGTACCTGTGGCAGTCCCTGTGTCCAAGGCTACAGAGGCCATATCTTTCCGAAGGCGTTCCAGTTGTTCCTTCTGCTGCTGGCTCTGTGCATTGGCCtgtacacacaaagaaaaatatcttcatattaaaaaaggagtcctaggggtgcctgggtggctcagtccgttaagcatctaactcttaatttcggctcaggtcatgatctgtgtcgctgagcatggaacctgcttaagattctccctccctccgcACCCTCCCCAACCAGGTAACACCCTCTCtctctacaaaataaatataaatcaaataaaatctttagggaaaaaaaataggagccCTGAATCAGATGCCAGACTTGTAACAGGAGATGACTAAGTATACACACAAACACTAGAGGCTATTTAGACATTGAGGCAGGTAAGAGATAGCAGATACAGAAACACCAAGCAGTGTGGATCAAGATAGCACAAGTTCAGACTGGAGGGCTCTGCAGAATGAATTAGGGGTTGCAGAAGTCAGACACAAGAACCCATCAAAAGAACTGTCAAGCACACTCAGCAGTGATAAGGGGCCCAATGGAGCTGAAGGGGGCAGGCCAAGCGATTATTTGGAATAAGCACTGTGAaccacttttttcttaaaattctataaCCAGCTCTAAATGCAGCTTAGAGTAGGAGTGGGGTGGGGCCCAAGAAGTGCTAGCAAATCTAACAGGAAAAATCAGactttaaataattcaaataaagagaagaaaaacaattaagggGCCCTCCTGCATCTAGACAGCACACATACAGgtttactaatttaaaataacaaacacGTAGAACATACACTGATAGCCCCCAAAAAAGTATTTATGACAGGAGGATTAGTGCACggtttaaagttcttttttagtGGCCCAAAACATACACATAGCCTCCTCTCTTACCAGTGACTTCTTCAAACGTTCATATTCAGGACGATACTCCCTGGAGAGAGAAAACACTTTCTAAATTCCTGTGTTTAATAATCTGTCCTGCCCACCTCCACATCATTTCCATGTTCCTAGGCTCTGACAGTAACAGAAGACCTTACTTTACTGAATGTTAGATGGAACAAGTCTTAGTCACTGATATTCTATCCCTATGGAATTAAAAGTCAAAGTGCTTGTCCCCACTCTGAAACCAGCGAAGAGACAAAAAACTGCTGGCCTGGAAAGATGAAGCCTGTGGAGTTCATGTCTGATGAGCTCACCATTTGTTTGGATGAACACAGTGATGAATAAAAGCAGGTGGGCCTGTTGGGCTCAGGAAGCTCAACATGTAATTATGTGGCTTATCTGGGCAACAACAAAAGGATACAGAAGGGTCTGTCCAGAGGCTTTGGTAACACACAGAAAGACCCCTTCTCTGatgaatcaaaatcaaaataatgtgtCTAAAAATCACCATGTGGTTGTTAGAAGCTTGCTAACAAATGAAGCCAAAGGAAGCCAATTATCATGCCACCCCCCCAAGGAAAGCGTTCGGGTTACATTTTCCTATAAGTAAACAAATTCCAGTATTAACGATGATAACAGTAACAACAATCATTTATCGTGAGATGTGCTTGCTATGTGTCAGCAATCGGCAATTATACTAGGTGCTTCagatatattttctcaaataacgCTCACAACATTAACAATAAAATGCTACTATCCCTGATGTACAAATGATGAAAACCTGCTAAGGCCACCCATTTATTcagtggagaaaacagaaatccaaCCCGTGTCAGTCTGACTCCACAGGCTATGTTCTTAATCCAGGGTCAGCCAATGTGGCAAACAGGCCAAATcatgcctatttttgtaaataaagttttattaggacacagccatgcccatttgtttgCAAATTGTTTACAGATGCTCTCGCCCTACAATGACAGTTGAGAGTTGCAACAAAGATCGTAAGGCCTAcaaaagcctgaaatatttacaatctggctttttacaaaaaaaaatgtctaggGCGCCCATATGGCTCtttccgttaagcatctgccttcagctcaggtcatgatcgcagggtcctgggctcaagccctgcattgggctccctaatcagcgggagcctgcttctctcgctccctctctgcctgcagcctcccctgcttgtgctgtcaaataagtaaataagatctcttaaaaaaaaattttttttttaatttttatttatgatagtcacagagagagagagagagagagagaggcagagacacaggcagagggagaagcaggctccatgcaccggaagcctgacgtgggattcgatcccgggtctccaggatcgcgccctgggccaaaggcaggcgctaaaccgctgtgccacccagggttccctctcttaaaatttttttaaaaaataaaacaaaaaatgaaaagtctgAAGACTCTTGCTCTTAATCATTAAATACAGTGAAAGTTGTACACTATGTTTAAAGAAGATTAATGGAGACTTCTTATCCCTAAGTGTACACACACAGATCCAGTACACATCCAAATGACAAATGTAATACCTACACTGTGAAACCCAAATGCTTTGCCTGGCAAAACTGCCATCGTATCAGATTGTGGGTTACTAAAAATGTCATCAAGAGGATTTTTCCTTCATCCTCACCTTTCATATTCTTCTGCGGCACTGGTGACTTGCACGAAGAGTTCATCTAAGCCTGTACCCAGAACAGCAGACACACCCACCACCTGCCAAAAAGCATCAATGCCACTGAGCAAAcaactgtgtatttttaaatggtgtaTATATTACTTTGTTCAAATGtcataaaatcttcataaaaGAAGTTTAGATACCTCAAGAAGTCTCTGGCAAAGGGTGAAGCTAAAACAAAACAGCACACATACTCAAAAGCCATGGAAAGAAGTTTATGGAAAAGAGAAGGctggataaaaagaaatttaggagAAACACACAGCGAGGCTTCTCATCTATTCCCTGTCAAATCTAACCACTGCTTGTTCTCTATAAAAATTACTAtctcgggtgcctgggtggctcagtcggttcagtgtctgcctttggctcgggtcatggtccaagatcctgggatggagcccagcattaggctccttgcacaggagggagtctgcttctctctctccttccccttcccttgctcctggtctccctcactctttctctcaaacaactaaatcttaaaaaaaaaaaaattagtatctcAATGCCTTTGTTTGAGCAATTACCATCCTCCCTGCCATCCCGACTCACATTTGCTTATGTAAATCATACCCTTCCTTCAAAGCATACCTCTAATGCTATATCCTCCAAAATCCCTCATTTCAAGAGTGATCTGCCCCTCAGTAGCATCAGGCCCAACCTCCAATATTTTAAGATCCTTACCACaatatattatgttttaattctGTATGTAGCCTTCTCTTTGAACTAGATCATAAACTCTGTAGGTAGGGTCTTTATCTTacttatcttcttcttctttttttttttttttttaagtaatctcaatatccaatgaggggctcgaactcatgaccctgagattaagagccagccatggggtacctggttggctcaatagTTTGGGCATCTGCCCTTTGGcctaggtcaggatctcagggtcctgggatagaggcccatgtcgggccccctgatcagcagggagctgccttctcctccctctgcccttccccctgctcatgtgcacttattctctctctctcaaagaaataaatagaatctttaaaaaaataaaatagccagcCACCTCTACTTTGTCTTTTAaacctctagttttttttttttttgttttttttgttttttttaaattttttatttatttatgatagtcacagagagatagaggcagagacacaggcagagggagaagcaggctccatgcaccgggagcccgacgtgggattcgatcctgggtctccaggatcgcgccctgggccaaaggcaggcgccaaaccgctgcgccacccagggatccctaaacctcTAGTTttaaaactggacagcaacatgcaaaacaGGAGGTGGGAAAACCTCCAATTTTTAATAAGTCATGCTTTAAATGCTTTGTGAAAATACCAAACTTCTTTTCTAAGATAGGTTTAACGCCAGCCCTATGGTTAAGAGGATGTCTGAAGGGACTGTCAGTATAAGCAGAGGAGAAAGTTTACCCTAAGTGAGCTGTAAAACTCATCCAACACCAGGCTCATTGAACGAGTCAGGTTACTGACGTATGTAGTCTCTTGATTCAAGGCATCTTGGAAAGCTTCAAAATCTTGCATCCATTCCactgcaaagctgtgatcaatGATGTCAGTCTGTACCAAACAGAAGACAATTATCAGCATTCAGAGGTGTGTTTAGATACAAAACAAcgtcaaaaaatttttaattaaatgccaACCACAAAgcaattattcatatttttttttctctgcttcccccatttcctcctccactACAACAAACCATAAAGGACCACGGCTActgtaaataaatgaacatatgtGTTCTCTTGGTTGAAGCCGACCCTTTACTATCTTCTGCCAAGTGACCATGACCACAGTAGATGCCAGCACATTCTAGGCTCTGAAGTCATGTACTCTCTTGAATCCCTGCTGTCGACGCAAGAAAAGTgaagttttctgttttaattgctCTGCCAATAAACAAGCAGTCCCTCCCCCATATACATAGTTGTGATTCTGAGGGATAACCTATACACTATGATTGAGGGGCTGCTCTATCCAGTTTTAAATTACTCCGAGGAGAGCCagtaatacatattcatttatttcgaCTGAATCTTTTTCCTACAAATGCTCATGACTTTGTTTCAGTTAAGTTTGAATCTATTCTCCGACATGTGAAAATCCTCACCTACCCAAACCCCTAAACCTTCCAATAACACAAGGTTctgatgaaaaagaaatactaaaccACAAAAGGAAGGAACCACTTACTTTATTCATAACCACAATGAAAGGCAGCTTGGTTTTGTACAAGATGCTGAAAATCAAACATCAAGACATTATCAGTGAAAGCACTTAAGCTCTTGCTTACCCAAGCGTCAGTCTGCTAGAACCGAGTAACTAGAACTGGAATGGGTTCAGACGCTACATATAGCTATCCATCCTGACACAGCCCTCACATTCTACTCTCCCAAGAGGAAGAGGTACTCCACCGCTACCATTAAGCAAACAACACACTTACgttctcttcctttcttggaGTAATAATGCTTTGGTATTCATCTGGTTTTCTGTGTATGGTTGTTTTGTCTGGTCATTTTGACCAAATAATTGTCTCTTTTAAACAATATATATGGAAACAACGCTGTCAGACATCAGATTTCTATTTGGACTACAATTTATTGCATCTACCAAGAAGGTATATCCCTAGTCATAGGAGAAGGCACAAATGCTGGTGATGGCTTTTATGTATCCACCAAATAAAATTCTCTCAAATTTCATAATAATTTCCCTTGCTCTCTGTCGAATGCACTCACATACCCTAGTAAGGCATGTCTCTCTGTCCTTAATGACACCAAGTTGGGGCAAACTTGTGCTTTTTGGAATTATAGATAAATCTCTTTATTCACAATCTCTCATTTTATATAATAAGTCTACACGTCATAACACAGAAAAGGAACATTTATATCAGAGGGATCTATTCTATTTAGACTCGTTTCATTCAACTGCGAGCGACTACCAAAAGGTTCATATTCATACACTACCTGTTTCTGTAACAAGCAAAGGGGGGAGATGAGAAGCTGGTCAAAGAGAATGCTAACACATATGCCTCTCTTCTAATCTCTCCCCAGCTCACAACTACTAAACTGAGGGGCACATCTGAATGAGCACAAATCCAGGTTGGTAAGCACTCAGGactcaaatataaaaaagaaaagaggaggccTCCTATCTTGATGTAATACCATGGCCCACCAACAATCCATTACCTGCAGGCATAGAGCATATTGGACATGAAGGTCACTGGATTGGTGCTTCTTGATGTATCCATGACGTATATGACAACCGTGGGAAATGAGGATGCCTAAAGCCACAAAATAATCACAGCCTTAGTCAAAGGACTCATGACCTATCTCCAAACTCTTTTCCCACCTTCCTTAGCAAGGGAAAACCACTTTAGGCAGCGTGCCAATAGCTTCCACAACTAACTTCCCATATAGCATCCCACTCAATAAAAAGATGCTTAGCCAGCTTAGCTCTCTAGTTAGTCTAACAAGTCCTCGAATACTCACCAGGGCTTCAGTAATGATTGTCCCAGAAGCTGACCACGTGAAAACCTCAATCTGTCCAGGTGTGTCAAGCAAGACATATCTGTATCAACAACAACCATTCGAGAAGTATCACACCTGTGAAATACTGAAAGATATTCCAGCACACGTAACACTGAACATCTGCTTATCCAAGAAGGAATAACCTCTTCACACTGTCAAGTCTAACTTCCTCCCACTGCCCTTAAAACGTATACTACCTGTCCAGTATGCATGATACCAGGCAGGAGTAGCAGTCCACAAATTGCTGCAAATGATCACAGAAGAAACTATGATCGTTTCAGAAACACACTGTGTTAAAAATgagagataaacaaaaccagaaggCAAATCTCTTGGGAACCAAGGTTTCTTGGGGTTGTGGTTGTGGGGAGGTGGGGTTGAAGGAAGGTTTTGAATTCTCTATAATGAGcatatagtcttattttttttttaaagattttatttatttattcatgagagacacagagacataaacagagggagaagcaggctccctgcagggagcccgatgcaggactcaatcccagaaccctggggtcacgacctgagtcaaagacagacacccaaccaccgagctacccaggcgccccttaagatttatttttaaacaagggTTAGAAAGGTACTTCAGAGATTTTAATGCCAACAAATGTGTTTTCCCAAGAGAAGGCAGGGAGACAACTGAATTTGGACAAAGTCTTAAAACACCTCCTAGGCAGCCGTGGGCATATATGACAGTGATTGGGGGTAGGATACTATTGAATTTAGCTCATCACTCTAGAGCatattaatgatttcttttgcCCACCTTTTTGTTTCACTTCTAATGGTTTCATCTCAATCTACACCCTTTCAGAGCCCGATGGTATCCTGAAATCCTTGAGACACGTCAACTACAGAGTAATAAACAGGTGTTAGGCCAAAAGCACTTACTTAGACATGTTCTGGGCCTTCTCAATAAATTTCATCACCTGAAAGCAAAAAGATGCCAATTAAAAACAGGATCCATCTTCAATACAAAAATCACCGTTTCCAGGGTGGCCCACCTTATAGGCAACTATCAACTACTGAATCTCTGTTCTCAGTCTTAGGACACCAACTAATAAACTCCATGAACTAAGGAAACACAGTCACATCAGCAGCACTGACACACCCCAGAGTGTACTGCTGGGTCCTGAGAAGCTGAAGACGATCTCTCACTTTCGGGTCATATCTCTTAGTACTTTGGTATAAAATGTTTAACAGTGACATGTCTCTTGGAGTGACATGAGGGTAAAAAATTCATGATTACAAAACACTCTTGTAGAAGTAGGAGAAAAACCTAAACAGTGACAATTATCTGTCACATGTAGAAAAGCCCCATTATCTTTCCATTCCATGCCTGCtagcccctcccactccccaatCCTCCACTCCATCCTCAAGGTGACACTATAAGCCAAGATCAAGAAAAGAgcctagatttttgttttatcgGCCATCACAAATGTTAAATGTGAAGTGTCTCACAATACTGATTATCCTGTCATTACTTAATTCTCTAtcaaaatgtttacttattttccaTATGTATATCCAGGTTTATTGCTCTTCTTTCCCGATGTGAGCAAGCTAGGCATTCAAAAGTCAGaggttttaggggatccctgggtcgctcagtggtttggtgcctgcctttggcccagggcgcgatcctggagtcccaggatggagtcccacgtcgggctcccggcatggcacctgcttctccctcctcctgtgtctctgcctctctctctctctctctctaggtctatcataaataaataaataaataaataaatctttaaaaaaaataagtctgtcatctgtttaaaaaaaaaaagtcataggtTTTTACGCAGTCATgtctataaaagtaaaaacagacaTACCTGATCAAATCTGGTAGCAAAGAGATTGAGTGAGGTCACTATACCACCATTGGGCCCAAGCCCATACCTGGACACCACGTTGAGGATTTAAATTACTTACAGATCAATTTAGGTGATGAAACTCACACTTAGGATATTATTCACACACATAGCACCGTAACATTAGTGTTCCACAAATGGAAACTGGCAGCTAATCCTTGACTAGTATATACCACACAAACTTAACCTTACAAGGAATTTTCATTATCAACATCTTCCTCATTCCTTTATCATTCTGGGGATGCCTAGGCAAAATGAAGAGATTAAAGTGACCAAAATCTAACAGACAGATGCACTTGGCACTGACAGCTTAATGGTATTAGACACTAAGATCTTAAAATATCACTGAAGATATCACACTCCTTGCTCTGATCCTCACTGGTCAACCTGCTGATTATAATTGGTCTACCCAGCTACATCCACCTGCAAGGAAAGTACACATTTCATACAGCATGTACTAACACTCAATGCTCTTAAATAAACCTACTCATTTGAGTCTCCCAATCAGAGGAGGCAGTGGCCTCCAGGGCAATACTACTTTGTGGAAGCAAGGCATGGCACCAGCTACCCAGCCTCCCACTCTGGGTGCTTTCTAATTACAACAGCCCATAGTCTAGAAAGATGGTAAGAAAATTGAAACCACAAGGTGTAATAGTCTAATCACCTATAATACCTCTCCTCACTCATCTTTCTATCCTAAGTAAATTACTTTAAAGCAATTAAATGCTTTTGCTAGTATGTTTCACAAAGAAAACGCAGAATACTTTCAAAGCCACGAAATACAGACAGTAACTAGTTAGGGATGACTCAATGaagtagatgcagaaaaggatACTGTTTCATGACTTCTTTATACTTCACAGTGTCATGAatatctgggggggggggaggggggggagaagAATTCAATGGAATTTAACACATAGAAacaagggaatccctgggtggctcagcggtttagcacctgccttcggccaagacgggatcctgaagtcccggatcgagtcccaggtcgggctcctttctcctgcttctccctctgcatgcgtctctgcccgtctctctctctctctctctctgtgtctatcataataaataagtaaaaagcttaaaaaaataatcttacaaaaaaaaaacccacatagaaACAATAGTTTGAGACACTCCACCTATAACATCCTAAGACAATGGGCCTCTCAAgtcatctctccttcctctgaggaaaacaaaaataagtttctcTCCTGGTATCTCAGTTACTTTTCAAGTCTATTTCCTAAAGGTTTAAGCTAAGGCCACTGAAGTGTGATACAGAAAAAAGCAAGATCGTGAAGAGAAGAACAGAAAGGCAGAAAGTGCCCTGCAAGTATCTTCCTACCAACAGGAAGCTGAAACCAGCCTTTCAGGCTTCTCTTGTCTGCATTCTCTTCTACTAATCCCCCCAGCTTCACATTGGTTTCCTTTCTTACTTGGTAAGTGGCAAGCAATCCATGAAAAATGTTAGGCTAGGGGCTCAGAAGTTATGGTAGAAATGGTCTGAGACAAGGAGagaagttttgtgtgtgtgtttaagattttatttattcattaacgagagagaaagagagaaagagagagagagaagcaggtttcatgcagggagcctgacatggtacttgatcctaggtctctaggatcaggccctgggctaaaggtggcgctaaaccactgagccacctgggctgccctgtgtgtgtgtgtttttaagtaaTGTAGccaagttgggtttttttttcttctctaagattttctttaagattttattcatttattca
This region of Vulpes vulpes isolate BD-2025 chromosome 8, VulVul3, whole genome shotgun sequence genomic DNA includes:
- the LOC140600063 gene encoding GPN-loop GTPase 1 isoform X1, translating into MAAPAEAAEERASGGPRPPVCLLVLGMAGSGKTTFVQRLTGHLHSRGSPPYVINLDPAVHEVPFPANIDIHDTVKYKEVMKQYGLGPNGGIVTSLNLFATRFDQVMKFIEKAQNMSKYVLLDTPGQIEVFTWSASGTIITEALASSFPTVVIYVMDTSRSTNPVTFMSNMLYACSILYKTKLPFIVVMNKTDIIDHSFAVEWMQDFEAFQDALNQETTYVSNLTRSMSLVLDEFYSSLRVVGVSAVLGTGLDELFVQVTSAAEEYEREYRPEYERLKKSLANAQSQQQKEQLERLRKDMASVALDTGTATDSLSPALDPSDLILTRGTLDEEDDEADSDTDDIDHRVTEESREEPAFQNFMQESMAQYWKRNNK
- the LOC140600063 gene encoding GPN-loop GTPase 1 isoform X3 yields the protein MKFIEKAQNMSKYVLLDTPGQIEVFTWSASGTIITEALASSFPTVVIYVMDTSRSTNPVTFMSNMLYACSILYKTKLPFIVVMNKTDIIDHSFAVEWMQDFEAFQDALNQETTYVSNLTRSMSLVLDEFYSSLRVVGVSAVLGTGLDELFVQVTSAAEEYEREYRPEYERLKKSLANAQSQQQKEQLERLRKDMASVALDTGTATDSLSPALDPSDLILTRGTLDEEDDEADSDTDDIDHRVTEESREEPAFQNFMQESMAQYWKRNNK
- the LOC140600063 gene encoding GPN-loop GTPase 1 isoform X2, producing the protein MKQYGLGPNGGIVTSLNLFATRFDQVMKFIEKAQNMSKYVLLDTPGQIEVFTWSASGTIITEALASSFPTVVIYVMDTSRSTNPVTFMSNMLYACSILYKTKLPFIVVMNKTDIIDHSFAVEWMQDFEAFQDALNQETTYVSNLTRSMSLVLDEFYSSLRVVGVSAVLGTGLDELFVQVTSAAEEYEREYRPEYERLKKSLANAQSQQQKEQLERLRKDMASVALDTGTATDSLSPALDPSDLILTRGTLDEEDDEADSDTDDIDHRVTEESREEPAFQNFMQESMAQYWKRNNK